In Pseudooceanicola aestuarii, the following are encoded in one genomic region:
- a CDS encoding helix-turn-helix domain-containing protein codes for MLAELHKTTPEESKEQRAALGQWLKQLRETAGLSQRDLADRLSLDYYTFISQLENGRGKIPAHRYVEWAGALDQDPRSFVKRLLSYYEPSTYRILFEEESA; via the coding sequence ATGCTTGCCGAACTGCACAAGACAACGCCCGAAGAAAGCAAGGAACAGCGCGCCGCCCTTGGCCAATGGCTCAAGCAGCTGCGCGAGACCGCCGGCCTGTCGCAACGCGACCTGGCCGACCGCCTTTCGCTGGATTACTACACCTTCATCTCGCAGCTGGAGAACGGTCGCGGCAAGATTCCCGCCCATCGCTACGTCGAATGGGCCGGGGCGCTGGACCAGGATCCCCGCAGCTTCGTGAAGCGCCTGCTAAGCTATTACGAACCCTCGACTTACCGGATCCTCTTCGAAGAAGAATCCGCCTGA
- a CDS encoding glycosyltransferase family 4 protein has product MRVLHLVDDTTAGGVMRVIDHLLRGRGTGQGVTHHLQVLTRGRLLPARLEADVIVSHLRLGWRQLPMLALMRARQRRLPMVHVEHHHTAAFVAENMRHGARFRAMLHQCYALFDRVVAVSGPQAQWLVRSGAVRAEAIATIRPCVDLSAFRALPVRPPAPDQPVPGAPRLVIGAIGRLDRQKGFDILIAAFRRLPDPGLALHVYGLGPEQAALRQLAGGDPRIRFMGFADPVAAQSAVDVVAMPSRWEPYGLVAVETLAAGRTLLINPVDGLSDHIPLGARPVAAPDVDGWHAALATLEGTGTPRAGDDAPRGHALDLRPGPAHLEAAFNAGWRRLLAEVAKARSEKYLT; this is encoded by the coding sequence ATGCGCGTGCTGCACCTGGTCGACGACACCACCGCCGGCGGCGTGATGCGGGTGATCGATCACCTGCTGCGCGGACGCGGAACGGGGCAGGGGGTCACCCACCACCTGCAAGTCCTGACCCGGGGCCGGCTGCTGCCTGCGCGGCTGGAGGCCGATGTCATCGTCTCGCACCTGCGGCTGGGCTGGCGCCAACTGCCGATGCTGGCGCTGATGCGGGCCCGGCAGCGGCGTCTTCCGATGGTCCATGTCGAACATCACCACACCGCCGCCTTCGTCGCCGAGAACATGCGCCACGGCGCGCGGTTCCGGGCCATGCTGCACCAATGCTATGCCCTGTTCGACCGCGTGGTCGCGGTCAGCGGGCCGCAGGCGCAATGGCTGGTGCGCAGCGGCGCGGTACGGGCCGAGGCGATCGCCACCATCCGCCCCTGCGTGGACCTGTCGGCCTTTCGCGCTCTGCCTGTCCGGCCCCCCGCTCCGGACCAGCCCGTGCCCGGCGCGCCCCGGCTGGTGATCGGCGCCATCGGGCGGCTGGACCGGCAGAAGGGCTTTGACATCCTGATCGCCGCCTTCCGCCGGCTGCCCGATCCCGGCCTGGCCCTGCATGTCTACGGGCTGGGCCCCGAACAGGCCGCCCTGCGCCAGCTGGCCGGGGGAGATCCGCGCATCCGGTTCATGGGCTTTGCCGACCCGGTGGCCGCCCAGTCGGCGGTGGACGTCGTGGCCATGCCCTCCCGCTGGGAACCCTATGGGCTGGTCGCGGTGGAAACACTGGCCGCCGGCCGCACCCTGCTGATCAACCCCGTCGACGGGCTGAGCGATCACATCCCGCTGGGCGCCCGGCCGGTCGCCGCCCCCGATGTCGATGGTTGGCACGCCGCTCTCGCCACCCTGGAGGGCACCGGAACGCCCCGCGCCGGAGACGATGCACCCCGGGGACATGCCCTGGACCTCAGACCCGGTCCCGCCCATCTCGAAGCGGCCTTCAACGCCGGATGGCGCAGGCTGTTGGCCGAGGTCGCGAAGGCCCGGTCGGAAAAATATTTAACATAA
- a CDS encoding glycosyltransferase family 2 protein, with protein MTFASIILPACNAQDLLPETLAALLAQSWPDYEILVVDDGSSDATARIARSHAADLRIRVLRQANRGLAGARNSGIAAARGAYVGFCDAGDLWHPEKLARHIAHLEANPRIGVSFAGATLIAPAARLTGGARRPRLTGLTAATMLRHPPISAGSGPVLRRAVLDEIAHRPRQDPDRTWYFDETFRQPEDTEGWLRIALTTGWQFEGLPGRLTRVRTPAGAPTNAPAGDAAGEADRQLAAWDRMVAKLTPLNPAFFAAHAPAARAYRMRTLCRDAIRRADPPAARNWARRWLATSRRPLIEAPASSALTLAGAAALSLCGGRCAGAAMQRLTGLRRHISGRAEAL; from the coding sequence ATGACCTTTGCCTCGATCATTCTGCCCGCCTGCAACGCCCAGGACCTGCTGCCTGAAACCCTGGCTGCCCTGCTGGCGCAGAGCTGGCCGGATTACGAGATCCTCGTGGTCGACGACGGCTCCTCCGATGCAACGGCGCGGATCGCCCGCAGCCATGCCGCCGACCTCCGGATCCGTGTCCTGCGCCAGGCCAATCGCGGGCTGGCGGGCGCGCGCAACAGCGGCATCGCCGCCGCGCGGGGCGCCTATGTCGGGTTCTGCGACGCCGGTGACCTGTGGCACCCCGAGAAACTGGCCCGCCATATCGCCCACCTGGAGGCCAACCCCCGCATCGGGGTCAGCTTCGCCGGGGCGACCCTGATCGCCCCCGCCGCCCGGCTGACCGGCGGGGCGCGGCGGCCGCGCCTGACCGGCCTCACCGCCGCCACCATGCTGCGCCACCCCCCGATCAGCGCCGGGTCCGGCCCGGTGCTGCGCCGCGCGGTGCTGGACGAGATCGCCCACCGCCCCCGCCAGGATCCCGACCGCACCTGGTATTTCGACGAAACCTTCCGCCAGCCCGAGGACACCGAGGGCTGGCTGCGCATCGCCCTGACCACCGGCTGGCAGTTCGAGGGCCTCCCCGGCCGGCTGACCCGTGTCCGGACCCCCGCCGGCGCCCCGACCAACGCCCCCGCCGGGGACGCTGCCGGAGAGGCCGATCGCCAGTTGGCCGCCTGGGATCGCATGGTGGCCAAGCTGACACCGTTGAACCCCGCGTTCTTCGCCGCCCATGCCCCGGCGGCGCGGGCCTATCGGATGCGCACGCTGTGCCGGGACGCGATCCGGCGCGCCGATCCCCCCGCGGCCCGCAACTGGGCCCGCCGCTGGCTGGCCACCTCGCGCCGGCCACTGATAGAGGCGCCGGCCAGCTCTGCGCTGACCCTGGCGGGAGCGGCCGCGCTCAGCCTTTGCGGCGGGCGTTGCGCGGGCGCCGCGATGCAGAGGCTGACCGGGCTGCGGCGGCACATCTCCGGCCGGGCGGAGGCCCTCTGA